A DNA window from Malus domestica chromosome 12, GDT2T_hap1 contains the following coding sequences:
- the LOC139187637 gene encoding disease resistance protein RPV1-like isoform X3, with amino-acid sequence MNISVPDKTSSSSSSSPSSSSSSSTSSSSSSSTSSPSISSSSSASTSPSMSSFSKGLLYEVFISFRGEDTRKNFVGHLHEALTKAGINTFIDDELRRGEDITTELVHAIQGSRISIIVFSRRYSDSSWCLEELVKIMECRRTLGQLVLPIFYDVDPSHVRKQTCSFAQSFLKHTDEKKVERWRAALTEASNLSGWDLRNTLDGHEAKFIRMITNDVTTKLNNKYFDVALYQVGIDTRVLDISNYLGIGDSDDVRVIGISGMGGIGKTTIAKAIYNEFYERFEGKSFLEKVREKKLEKLQKQLLFDILQTKTKVSSVAAGTALVRERFRRLKVLVIVDDVDDVKQLRELVGNCHFFGPGSRIIITTRNESVLKEFAVDKIYQAKVMDREEALELLSWHAFRSSSCPSQYLALEREVVNYCGGLPLALEVLGSTLFKRSVDEWRSILDELKIIPRAEIQAQLKISYNRLNDNYKRRIFLDIACFFIGMNKNDVIQILDGCGFYATTGIKVLLDRCLVTINRENKIMMHDLLRDMGRDIVHAENPDFPIERSRLWHPEDVNDVLIDKFGTEKIEGLALNLPSPEETSFSTEAFRNMKRLRLLQLNYVRLTGQYQYLSKKLRWLCWHGFPLEFIPIELCQPNTVVIDMQYSSLRQVLCGYSGLLDKLKILNLSHSHDLTQSPNFSKFPNLEKLILKDCKRLAKVHKSIGDLKSLVLVNLKDCETLKALPRSFYKLKSVKTLVLDGCSRFQSLSEHLGEMASLVTLYADGTAIKKVPPSIVRLEKLERISLSKLKCSLQLPSLQGLRSLTSLILEDSNIEEVPNDIGSSLPCLVELSLDDNNFGSLPSLSGLSKLLVLSLNGCRNLVEITDLPKSLGFLHMDDCSVLERMPDFSGMSTAVILFSPKLIEFPGLDSALNSGLNLYMTTHNNVMDFLLKDSTIQGWTGGGTMSFVGRQIPTWFNHVNEGTQVSFEVPKEIGSNAKALAVCLAFVPRDYIRPSYIYVINHTKGTSFCVELGDFFFFEEIIWLANLSLSEIEFNLEESDLVHVIAHCPVKKIGVRLVCDKLMTFKGSFFDYHYIPYERALQEISTEVDDFDEDYEDDDFDEDDDNTMRILMGMMRRILRRKRNKTMMRTNNLRMIMKRVMMRRPKTTTTM; translated from the exons ATGAATATCTCCGTCCCCGATAAAACCTcgtcctcatcctcctcctcgcCCTCATCCTCATCgtcctcctccacctcctcctcatcgtcctcctccacctcctcacCCTCAATCTCATCCTCATCATCCGCCTCCACCTCCCCATCCATGTCTTCCTTCTCAAAAGGCTTGCTCTACGAAGTGTTCATAAGCTTCAGAGGTGAAGACACACGTAAAAACTTCGTGGGCCACCTCCACGAAGCATTGACAAAGGCCGGAATCAACACCTTTATTGACGACGAACTAAGAAGAGGAGAAGATATAACTACCGAACTTGTGCATGCAATCCAGGGTTCTAGGATCTCTATCATCGTCTTCTCAAGACGGTACTCGGACTCCAGCTGGTGTCTCGAGGAGCTGGTTAAGATCATGGAGTGTAGAAGAACGCTAGGGCAATTAGTTTTGCCAATATTCTATGACGTTGATCCTTCGCATGTTAGGAAACAGACTTGTAGTTTTGCACAATCGTTTCTGAAACATACAGATGAAAAAAAGGTAGAGAGGTGGAGAGCTGCTCTTACTGAAGCTTCGAATTTGTCTGGCTGGGATCTCAGAAACACTTTAGACGG GCATGAAGCAAAGTTTATCAGGATGATTACCAATGACGTCACTACGAAGTTGAACAACAAATACTTTGACGTAGCGCTCTATCAAGTCGGAATAGATACTCGAGTGCTAGATATCAGTAATTATTTAGGCATCGGAGATTCAGATGATGTTCGTGTGATTGGAATTTCAGGCATGGGTGGAATAGGTAAAACAACAATTGCTAAAGCCATTTATAACGAATTTTATGAAAGGTTTGAAGGTAAAAGTTTCCTTGAAAAAGTGAGGGAAAAGAAACTagaaaaattgcaaaaacaaCTTCTTTTTGATATCTTGCAAACCAAGACAAAGGTAAGTAGTGTTGCTGCAGGGACCGCCTTGGTAAGGGAAAGATTTCGACGCTTAAAGGTACTTGTCATAGTTGATGATGTAGACGATGTGAAGCAATTACGCGAATTAGTTGGAAATTGCCACTTTTTTGGCCCGGGGAGCAGAATCATCATCACAACTAGAAACGAAAGTGTGCTAAAAGAATTTGCAGTTGATAAGATATATCAGGCGAAAGTAATGGACCGAGAAGAAGCTCTTGAGCTCCTAAGTTGGCATGCTTTCAGAAGTAGTAGTTGTCCTAGTCAATATCTTGCGCTCGAAAGAGAAGTTGTCAATTACTGTGGAGGATTGCCGCTggctcttgaagttttaggATCTACTCTTTTCAAACGAAGCGTAGATGAATGGAGAagtatattggatgaattgaaaatAATTCCTCGTGCAGAAATTCAGGCACAACTGAAAATAAGCTACAACAGGCTAAATGATAATTACAAAAGGCGGATATTCCTCGATATAGCTTGTTTTTTTATCGGAATGAACAAGAACGATGTCATACAAATCTTGGATGGTTGTGGCTTTTATGCAACAACAGGAATCAAGGTCCTCCTTGACCGGTGCCTTGTAACTATTAATAGAGAAAACAAGATTATGATGCATGATTTGCTTCGGGATATGGGCAGAGATATCGTGCATGCAGAAAATCCTGATTTCCCTATAGAACGGAGTAGATTGTGGCATCCTGAAGATGTAAATGATGTATTGATAGACAAATTT GGAACTGAAAAAATTGAAGGTCTGGCTTTGAATTTGCCAAGTCCTGAAGAGACTAGTTTCAGTACTGAGGCGTTTAGAAATATGAAGAGACTGAGATTGCTCCAACTAAACTACGTTCGGCTCACTGGGCAATACCAATATCTTTCCAAAAAATTAAGATGGTTGTGCTGGCATGGATTCCCATTGGAGTTCATACCAATAGAACTTTGTCAACCAAACACAGTTGTTATCGACATGCAGTACAGCAGCCTCAGACAAGTTCTTTGTGGGTATTCTGGG TTGCTTGATAAGTTGAAGATTCTGAATCTCAGCCACTCCCACGATCTAACACAATCGCCAAACTTTTCGAAATTCCCAAATCTTGAGAAATTGATACTCAAAGACTGTAAGAGGTTGGCTAAAGTTCACAAGTCCATCGGAGATCTCAAGAGTCTTGTGTTGGTGAATTTGAAGGACTGTGAAACGCTTAAGGCTCTTCCGAGGAGTTTCTACAAGTTGAAATCTGTCAAAACTCTTGTTCTCGATGGTTGTTCAAGATTCCAAAGCTTGTCTGAGCACTTGGGAGAAATGGCATCATTGGTCACTCTTTATGCAGATGGGACGGCCATAAAAAAAGTACCACCTTCCATCGTACGACTAGAGAAGCTCGAGCGCATATCTTTGAGTAAATTGAAGTGTTCTTTGCAGCTACCTTCCTTACAAGGTTTACGCTCTTTGACAAGCTTAATTTTGGAGGACAGCAATATAGAGGAAGTGCCTAATGATATTGGGAGTAGTCTACCTTGTTTAGTGGAGTTAAGTCTAGATGACAATAATTTTGGGAGCCTTCCAAGCCTCAGTGGCCTCTCCAAGCTTCTTGTATTATCCTTGAATGGTTGCAGAAACCTTGTTGAGATTACAGATTTACCAAAAAGTTTGGGTTTCCTGCACATGGACGACTGCTCTGTATTAGAAAGAATGCCAGATTTTTCAGGCATGTCGACAGCAGTGATTCTTTTTTCCCCGAAACTCATTGAGTTTCCAGGCTTGGATAGCGCGTTAAACTCGGGACTCAATCTTTATATGACAACACACAACAATGTCATGGATTTCCTTCTTAAGGATAGCACGATACag GGATGGACAGGAGGTGGAACCATGAGTTTTGTAGGAAGACAAATTCCCACTTGGTTCAATCATGTAAACGAGGGTACCCAAGTCTCTTTTGAAGTGCCTAAGGAAATTGGTTCTAATGCAAAAGCATTGGCTGTGTGCCTGGCTTTTGTTCCTCGTGATTACATCAGGCCGAGTTATATTTATGTTATTAATCACACCAAGGGTActagtttttgtgttgaactaggagatttttttttctttgaagagATCATTTGGCTGGCAAATTTATCGTTGTCGGAAATCGAGTTCAATTTGGAAGAAAGCGATTTGGTCCATGTTATTGCACATTGTCCGGTGAAGAAAATAGGGGTACGTTTAGTATGCGACAAACTTATGACTTTCAAAGGTTCGTTTTTTGATTACCATTATATCCCTTACGAACGGGCCTTACAAGAAATTTCTACCGAAGTCGATGATTTTGACGAGGattatgaagatgatgattttgatgagGATGATGACAACACGATGAGGATTTTGATGGGGATGATGAGGAGGATtttgaggaggaagaggaacaaGACGATGATGAGGACCAACAAT TTGCGGATGATAATGAAGAGGGTGATGATGAGGAGGCCCAAGACGACGACGACTATGTAA
- the LOC139187686 gene encoding probable serine/threonine protein phosphatase 2A regulatory subunit B''delta codes for MAMEIVVDAASFDAELLQLNDLSPLALKSNPSYVESLFEQWLSLPDTNRLVTQLLTEAKAGRPLNVQGNSSSPHATAGSTLPSMFPTKVGQREGPTVPERDSTSSILSGAFISQI; via the exons ATGGCTATGGAAATTGTGGTGGATGCGGCGTCGTTTGACGCCGAGCTGTTGCAGCTCAATGATTTGTCTCCTTTGGCCCTCAAATCGAATCCGAGCTACGTCGAGTCGCTGTTCGAGCAGTGGCTTTCGCTTCCCGATACTAATCGCCTG GTGACACAACTGCTAACTGAAGCAAAGGCAGGTAGGCCTCTGAATGTTCAGGGAAATTCTTCTAGTCCACATGCCACTGCAGGCAGTACTTTGCCTTCTATGTTTCCAACCAAAGTGGGACAAAGGGAAGGCCCCACAGTCCCGGAAAGAGACTCCACCTCTTCCATCCTCTCGGGTGCGTTCATCAGCCAGATCTGA
- the LOC139187637 gene encoding disease resistance protein RPV1-like isoform X1 translates to MNISVPDKTSSSSSSSPSSSSSSSTSSSSSSSTSSPSISSSSSASTSPSMSSFSKGLLYEVFISFRGEDTRKNFVGHLHEALTKAGINTFIDDELRRGEDITTELVHAIQGSRISIIVFSRRYSDSSWCLEELVKIMECRRTLGQLVLPIFYDVDPSHVRKQTCSFAQSFLKHTDEKKVERWRAALTEASNLSGWDLRNTLDGHEAKFIRMITNDVTTKLNNKYFDVALYQVGIDTRVLDISNYLGIGDSDDVRVIGISGMGGIGKTTIAKAIYNEFYERFEGKSFLEKVREKKLEKLQKQLLFDILQTKTKVSSVAAGTALVRERFRRLKVLVIVDDVDDVKQLRELVGNCHFFGPGSRIIITTRNESVLKEFAVDKIYQAKVMDREEALELLSWHAFRSSSCPSQYLALEREVVNYCGGLPLALEVLGSTLFKRSVDEWRSILDELKIIPRAEIQAQLKISYNRLNDNYKRRIFLDIACFFIGMNKNDVIQILDGCGFYATTGIKVLLDRCLVTINRENKIMMHDLLRDMGRDIVHAENPDFPIERSRLWHPEDVNDVLIDKFQGTEKIEGLALNLPSPEETSFSTEAFRNMKRLRLLQLNYVRLTGQYQYLSKKLRWLCWHGFPLEFIPIELCQPNTVVIDMQYSSLRQVLCGYSGLLDKLKILNLSHSHDLTQSPNFSKFPNLEKLILKDCKRLAKVHKSIGDLKSLVLVNLKDCETLKALPRSFYKLKSVKTLVLDGCSRFQSLSEHLGEMASLVTLYADGTAIKKVPPSIVRLEKLERISLSKLKCSLQLPSLQGLRSLTSLILEDSNIEEVPNDIGSSLPCLVELSLDDNNFGSLPSLSGLSKLLVLSLNGCRNLVEITDLPKSLGFLHMDDCSVLERMPDFSGMSTAVILFSPKLIEFPGLDSALNSGLNLYMTTHNNVMDFLLKDSTIQGWTGGGTMSFVGRQIPTWFNHVNEGTQVSFEVPKEIGSNAKALAVCLAFVPRDYIRPSYIYVINHTKGTSFCVELGDFFFFEEIIWLANLSLSEIEFNLEESDLVHVIAHCPVKKIGVRLVCDKLMTFKGSFFDYHYIPYERALQEISTEVDDFDEDYEDDDFDEDDDNTMRILMGMMRRILRRKRNKTMMRTNNVLMLMMRVLMRTRRNKTMIRTKKLRMIMKRVMMRRPKTTTTM, encoded by the exons ATGAATATCTCCGTCCCCGATAAAACCTcgtcctcatcctcctcctcgcCCTCATCCTCATCgtcctcctccacctcctcctcatcgtcctcctccacctcctcacCCTCAATCTCATCCTCATCATCCGCCTCCACCTCCCCATCCATGTCTTCCTTCTCAAAAGGCTTGCTCTACGAAGTGTTCATAAGCTTCAGAGGTGAAGACACACGTAAAAACTTCGTGGGCCACCTCCACGAAGCATTGACAAAGGCCGGAATCAACACCTTTATTGACGACGAACTAAGAAGAGGAGAAGATATAACTACCGAACTTGTGCATGCAATCCAGGGTTCTAGGATCTCTATCATCGTCTTCTCAAGACGGTACTCGGACTCCAGCTGGTGTCTCGAGGAGCTGGTTAAGATCATGGAGTGTAGAAGAACGCTAGGGCAATTAGTTTTGCCAATATTCTATGACGTTGATCCTTCGCATGTTAGGAAACAGACTTGTAGTTTTGCACAATCGTTTCTGAAACATACAGATGAAAAAAAGGTAGAGAGGTGGAGAGCTGCTCTTACTGAAGCTTCGAATTTGTCTGGCTGGGATCTCAGAAACACTTTAGACGG GCATGAAGCAAAGTTTATCAGGATGATTACCAATGACGTCACTACGAAGTTGAACAACAAATACTTTGACGTAGCGCTCTATCAAGTCGGAATAGATACTCGAGTGCTAGATATCAGTAATTATTTAGGCATCGGAGATTCAGATGATGTTCGTGTGATTGGAATTTCAGGCATGGGTGGAATAGGTAAAACAACAATTGCTAAAGCCATTTATAACGAATTTTATGAAAGGTTTGAAGGTAAAAGTTTCCTTGAAAAAGTGAGGGAAAAGAAACTagaaaaattgcaaaaacaaCTTCTTTTTGATATCTTGCAAACCAAGACAAAGGTAAGTAGTGTTGCTGCAGGGACCGCCTTGGTAAGGGAAAGATTTCGACGCTTAAAGGTACTTGTCATAGTTGATGATGTAGACGATGTGAAGCAATTACGCGAATTAGTTGGAAATTGCCACTTTTTTGGCCCGGGGAGCAGAATCATCATCACAACTAGAAACGAAAGTGTGCTAAAAGAATTTGCAGTTGATAAGATATATCAGGCGAAAGTAATGGACCGAGAAGAAGCTCTTGAGCTCCTAAGTTGGCATGCTTTCAGAAGTAGTAGTTGTCCTAGTCAATATCTTGCGCTCGAAAGAGAAGTTGTCAATTACTGTGGAGGATTGCCGCTggctcttgaagttttaggATCTACTCTTTTCAAACGAAGCGTAGATGAATGGAGAagtatattggatgaattgaaaatAATTCCTCGTGCAGAAATTCAGGCACAACTGAAAATAAGCTACAACAGGCTAAATGATAATTACAAAAGGCGGATATTCCTCGATATAGCTTGTTTTTTTATCGGAATGAACAAGAACGATGTCATACAAATCTTGGATGGTTGTGGCTTTTATGCAACAACAGGAATCAAGGTCCTCCTTGACCGGTGCCTTGTAACTATTAATAGAGAAAACAAGATTATGATGCATGATTTGCTTCGGGATATGGGCAGAGATATCGTGCATGCAGAAAATCCTGATTTCCCTATAGAACGGAGTAGATTGTGGCATCCTGAAGATGTAAATGATGTATTGATAGACAAATTT CAGGGAACTGAAAAAATTGAAGGTCTGGCTTTGAATTTGCCAAGTCCTGAAGAGACTAGTTTCAGTACTGAGGCGTTTAGAAATATGAAGAGACTGAGATTGCTCCAACTAAACTACGTTCGGCTCACTGGGCAATACCAATATCTTTCCAAAAAATTAAGATGGTTGTGCTGGCATGGATTCCCATTGGAGTTCATACCAATAGAACTTTGTCAACCAAACACAGTTGTTATCGACATGCAGTACAGCAGCCTCAGACAAGTTCTTTGTGGGTATTCTGGG TTGCTTGATAAGTTGAAGATTCTGAATCTCAGCCACTCCCACGATCTAACACAATCGCCAAACTTTTCGAAATTCCCAAATCTTGAGAAATTGATACTCAAAGACTGTAAGAGGTTGGCTAAAGTTCACAAGTCCATCGGAGATCTCAAGAGTCTTGTGTTGGTGAATTTGAAGGACTGTGAAACGCTTAAGGCTCTTCCGAGGAGTTTCTACAAGTTGAAATCTGTCAAAACTCTTGTTCTCGATGGTTGTTCAAGATTCCAAAGCTTGTCTGAGCACTTGGGAGAAATGGCATCATTGGTCACTCTTTATGCAGATGGGACGGCCATAAAAAAAGTACCACCTTCCATCGTACGACTAGAGAAGCTCGAGCGCATATCTTTGAGTAAATTGAAGTGTTCTTTGCAGCTACCTTCCTTACAAGGTTTACGCTCTTTGACAAGCTTAATTTTGGAGGACAGCAATATAGAGGAAGTGCCTAATGATATTGGGAGTAGTCTACCTTGTTTAGTGGAGTTAAGTCTAGATGACAATAATTTTGGGAGCCTTCCAAGCCTCAGTGGCCTCTCCAAGCTTCTTGTATTATCCTTGAATGGTTGCAGAAACCTTGTTGAGATTACAGATTTACCAAAAAGTTTGGGTTTCCTGCACATGGACGACTGCTCTGTATTAGAAAGAATGCCAGATTTTTCAGGCATGTCGACAGCAGTGATTCTTTTTTCCCCGAAACTCATTGAGTTTCCAGGCTTGGATAGCGCGTTAAACTCGGGACTCAATCTTTATATGACAACACACAACAATGTCATGGATTTCCTTCTTAAGGATAGCACGATACag GGATGGACAGGAGGTGGAACCATGAGTTTTGTAGGAAGACAAATTCCCACTTGGTTCAATCATGTAAACGAGGGTACCCAAGTCTCTTTTGAAGTGCCTAAGGAAATTGGTTCTAATGCAAAAGCATTGGCTGTGTGCCTGGCTTTTGTTCCTCGTGATTACATCAGGCCGAGTTATATTTATGTTATTAATCACACCAAGGGTActagtttttgtgttgaactaggagatttttttttctttgaagagATCATTTGGCTGGCAAATTTATCGTTGTCGGAAATCGAGTTCAATTTGGAAGAAAGCGATTTGGTCCATGTTATTGCACATTGTCCGGTGAAGAAAATAGGGGTACGTTTAGTATGCGACAAACTTATGACTTTCAAAGGTTCGTTTTTTGATTACCATTATATCCCTTACGAACGGGCCTTACAAGAAATTTCTACCGAAGTCGATGATTTTGACGAGGattatgaagatgatgattttgatgagGATGATGACAACACGATGAGGATTTTGATGGGGATGATGAGGAGGATtttgaggaggaagaggaacaaGACGATGATGAGGACCAACAATGTGCTGATGCTAATGATGAGGGTGTTGATGAGGACGAGGCGGAATAAGACGATGATCAGGACCAAGAAGTTGCGGATGATAATGAAGAGGGTGATGATGAGGAGGCCCAAGACGACGACGACTATGTAA
- the LOC139187637 gene encoding disease resistance protein RPV1-like isoform X2 yields MNISVPDKTSSSSSSSPSSSSSSSTSSSSSSSTSSPSISSSSSASTSPSMSSFSKGLLYEVFISFRGEDTRKNFVGHLHEALTKAGINTFIDDELRRGEDITTELVHAIQGSRISIIVFSRRYSDSSWCLEELVKIMECRRTLGQLVLPIFYDVDPSHVRKQTCSFAQSFLKHTDEKKVERWRAALTEASNLSGWDLRNTLDGHEAKFIRMITNDVTTKLNNKYFDVALYQVGIDTRVLDISNYLGIGDSDDVRVIGISGMGGIGKTTIAKAIYNEFYERFEGKSFLEKVREKKLEKLQKQLLFDILQTKTKVSSVAAGTALVRERFRRLKVLVIVDDVDDVKQLRELVGNCHFFGPGSRIIITTRNESVLKEFAVDKIYQAKVMDREEALELLSWHAFRSSSCPSQYLALEREVVNYCGGLPLALEVLGSTLFKRSVDEWRSILDELKIIPRAEIQAQLKISYNRLNDNYKRRIFLDIACFFIGMNKNDVIQILDGCGFYATTGIKVLLDRCLVTINRENKIMMHDLLRDMGRDIVHAENPDFPIERSRLWHPEDVNDVLIDKFGTEKIEGLALNLPSPEETSFSTEAFRNMKRLRLLQLNYVRLTGQYQYLSKKLRWLCWHGFPLEFIPIELCQPNTVVIDMQYSSLRQVLCGYSGLLDKLKILNLSHSHDLTQSPNFSKFPNLEKLILKDCKRLAKVHKSIGDLKSLVLVNLKDCETLKALPRSFYKLKSVKTLVLDGCSRFQSLSEHLGEMASLVTLYADGTAIKKVPPSIVRLEKLERISLSKLKCSLQLPSLQGLRSLTSLILEDSNIEEVPNDIGSSLPCLVELSLDDNNFGSLPSLSGLSKLLVLSLNGCRNLVEITDLPKSLGFLHMDDCSVLERMPDFSGMSTAVILFSPKLIEFPGLDSALNSGLNLYMTTHNNVMDFLLKDSTIQGWTGGGTMSFVGRQIPTWFNHVNEGTQVSFEVPKEIGSNAKALAVCLAFVPRDYIRPSYIYVINHTKGTSFCVELGDFFFFEEIIWLANLSLSEIEFNLEESDLVHVIAHCPVKKIGVRLVCDKLMTFKGSFFDYHYIPYERALQEISTEVDDFDEDYEDDDFDEDDDNTMRILMGMMRRILRRKRNKTMMRTNNVLMLMMRVLMRTRRNKTMIRTKKLRMIMKRVMMRRPKTTTTM; encoded by the exons ATGAATATCTCCGTCCCCGATAAAACCTcgtcctcatcctcctcctcgcCCTCATCCTCATCgtcctcctccacctcctcctcatcgtcctcctccacctcctcacCCTCAATCTCATCCTCATCATCCGCCTCCACCTCCCCATCCATGTCTTCCTTCTCAAAAGGCTTGCTCTACGAAGTGTTCATAAGCTTCAGAGGTGAAGACACACGTAAAAACTTCGTGGGCCACCTCCACGAAGCATTGACAAAGGCCGGAATCAACACCTTTATTGACGACGAACTAAGAAGAGGAGAAGATATAACTACCGAACTTGTGCATGCAATCCAGGGTTCTAGGATCTCTATCATCGTCTTCTCAAGACGGTACTCGGACTCCAGCTGGTGTCTCGAGGAGCTGGTTAAGATCATGGAGTGTAGAAGAACGCTAGGGCAATTAGTTTTGCCAATATTCTATGACGTTGATCCTTCGCATGTTAGGAAACAGACTTGTAGTTTTGCACAATCGTTTCTGAAACATACAGATGAAAAAAAGGTAGAGAGGTGGAGAGCTGCTCTTACTGAAGCTTCGAATTTGTCTGGCTGGGATCTCAGAAACACTTTAGACGG GCATGAAGCAAAGTTTATCAGGATGATTACCAATGACGTCACTACGAAGTTGAACAACAAATACTTTGACGTAGCGCTCTATCAAGTCGGAATAGATACTCGAGTGCTAGATATCAGTAATTATTTAGGCATCGGAGATTCAGATGATGTTCGTGTGATTGGAATTTCAGGCATGGGTGGAATAGGTAAAACAACAATTGCTAAAGCCATTTATAACGAATTTTATGAAAGGTTTGAAGGTAAAAGTTTCCTTGAAAAAGTGAGGGAAAAGAAACTagaaaaattgcaaaaacaaCTTCTTTTTGATATCTTGCAAACCAAGACAAAGGTAAGTAGTGTTGCTGCAGGGACCGCCTTGGTAAGGGAAAGATTTCGACGCTTAAAGGTACTTGTCATAGTTGATGATGTAGACGATGTGAAGCAATTACGCGAATTAGTTGGAAATTGCCACTTTTTTGGCCCGGGGAGCAGAATCATCATCACAACTAGAAACGAAAGTGTGCTAAAAGAATTTGCAGTTGATAAGATATATCAGGCGAAAGTAATGGACCGAGAAGAAGCTCTTGAGCTCCTAAGTTGGCATGCTTTCAGAAGTAGTAGTTGTCCTAGTCAATATCTTGCGCTCGAAAGAGAAGTTGTCAATTACTGTGGAGGATTGCCGCTggctcttgaagttttaggATCTACTCTTTTCAAACGAAGCGTAGATGAATGGAGAagtatattggatgaattgaaaatAATTCCTCGTGCAGAAATTCAGGCACAACTGAAAATAAGCTACAACAGGCTAAATGATAATTACAAAAGGCGGATATTCCTCGATATAGCTTGTTTTTTTATCGGAATGAACAAGAACGATGTCATACAAATCTTGGATGGTTGTGGCTTTTATGCAACAACAGGAATCAAGGTCCTCCTTGACCGGTGCCTTGTAACTATTAATAGAGAAAACAAGATTATGATGCATGATTTGCTTCGGGATATGGGCAGAGATATCGTGCATGCAGAAAATCCTGATTTCCCTATAGAACGGAGTAGATTGTGGCATCCTGAAGATGTAAATGATGTATTGATAGACAAATTT GGAACTGAAAAAATTGAAGGTCTGGCTTTGAATTTGCCAAGTCCTGAAGAGACTAGTTTCAGTACTGAGGCGTTTAGAAATATGAAGAGACTGAGATTGCTCCAACTAAACTACGTTCGGCTCACTGGGCAATACCAATATCTTTCCAAAAAATTAAGATGGTTGTGCTGGCATGGATTCCCATTGGAGTTCATACCAATAGAACTTTGTCAACCAAACACAGTTGTTATCGACATGCAGTACAGCAGCCTCAGACAAGTTCTTTGTGGGTATTCTGGG TTGCTTGATAAGTTGAAGATTCTGAATCTCAGCCACTCCCACGATCTAACACAATCGCCAAACTTTTCGAAATTCCCAAATCTTGAGAAATTGATACTCAAAGACTGTAAGAGGTTGGCTAAAGTTCACAAGTCCATCGGAGATCTCAAGAGTCTTGTGTTGGTGAATTTGAAGGACTGTGAAACGCTTAAGGCTCTTCCGAGGAGTTTCTACAAGTTGAAATCTGTCAAAACTCTTGTTCTCGATGGTTGTTCAAGATTCCAAAGCTTGTCTGAGCACTTGGGAGAAATGGCATCATTGGTCACTCTTTATGCAGATGGGACGGCCATAAAAAAAGTACCACCTTCCATCGTACGACTAGAGAAGCTCGAGCGCATATCTTTGAGTAAATTGAAGTGTTCTTTGCAGCTACCTTCCTTACAAGGTTTACGCTCTTTGACAAGCTTAATTTTGGAGGACAGCAATATAGAGGAAGTGCCTAATGATATTGGGAGTAGTCTACCTTGTTTAGTGGAGTTAAGTCTAGATGACAATAATTTTGGGAGCCTTCCAAGCCTCAGTGGCCTCTCCAAGCTTCTTGTATTATCCTTGAATGGTTGCAGAAACCTTGTTGAGATTACAGATTTACCAAAAAGTTTGGGTTTCCTGCACATGGACGACTGCTCTGTATTAGAAAGAATGCCAGATTTTTCAGGCATGTCGACAGCAGTGATTCTTTTTTCCCCGAAACTCATTGAGTTTCCAGGCTTGGATAGCGCGTTAAACTCGGGACTCAATCTTTATATGACAACACACAACAATGTCATGGATTTCCTTCTTAAGGATAGCACGATACag GGATGGACAGGAGGTGGAACCATGAGTTTTGTAGGAAGACAAATTCCCACTTGGTTCAATCATGTAAACGAGGGTACCCAAGTCTCTTTTGAAGTGCCTAAGGAAATTGGTTCTAATGCAAAAGCATTGGCTGTGTGCCTGGCTTTTGTTCCTCGTGATTACATCAGGCCGAGTTATATTTATGTTATTAATCACACCAAGGGTActagtttttgtgttgaactaggagatttttttttctttgaagagATCATTTGGCTGGCAAATTTATCGTTGTCGGAAATCGAGTTCAATTTGGAAGAAAGCGATTTGGTCCATGTTATTGCACATTGTCCGGTGAAGAAAATAGGGGTACGTTTAGTATGCGACAAACTTATGACTTTCAAAGGTTCGTTTTTTGATTACCATTATATCCCTTACGAACGGGCCTTACAAGAAATTTCTACCGAAGTCGATGATTTTGACGAGGattatgaagatgatgattttgatgagGATGATGACAACACGATGAGGATTTTGATGGGGATGATGAGGAGGATtttgaggaggaagaggaacaaGACGATGATGAGGACCAACAATGTGCTGATGCTAATGATGAGGGTGTTGATGAGGACGAGGCGGAATAAGACGATGATCAGGACCAAGAAGTTGCGGATGATAATGAAGAGGGTGATGATGAGGAGGCCCAAGACGACGACGACTATGTAA